A portion of the Faecalibacterium sp. I3-3-89 genome contains these proteins:
- a CDS encoding 3-hydroxyacyl-CoA dehydrogenase family protein has protein sequence MKIGVIGAGTMGQGIAKAFAQVEGNTVALCDIKQEWAENGLAKIKKGYDKLVAKGKMTQEKVDAIVAAITPGLKEDLCADCDLIVEAAFEDMKVKQTTFGELDKICKPECIFASNTSSLSITEIGKGLSRPMIGMHFFNPADRMKLIEVIAGCNTPAETVEKIKEISVAIGKNPVQVNEAAGFVVNRILIPMINEAAFIKMEGVSNIAGIDTAMKLGANHPMGPLELGDFIGLDICLAIMDVLYKETGDSKYRACPLIRKMVRGGNLGCKSGKGFYVYNADRTKTPVDEL, from the coding sequence ATGAAGATCGGTGTTATCGGCGCTGGCACTATGGGCCAGGGCATTGCAAAGGCATTTGCTCAGGTCGAGGGCAACACTGTTGCACTCTGCGACATCAAGCAGGAGTGGGCTGAGAATGGTCTGGCAAAGATCAAGAAGGGCTACGACAAGCTGGTGGCTAAGGGCAAGATGACGCAGGAGAAGGTCGACGCTATCGTCGCCGCCATCACCCCGGGCCTGAAGGAAGACCTGTGCGCTGACTGCGACCTCATCGTTGAGGCTGCTTTCGAGGATATGAAGGTCAAGCAGACCACTTTCGGCGAGCTGGATAAGATCTGCAAGCCCGAGTGCATCTTTGCTTCCAACACCTCTTCTCTGTCCATCACCGAGATCGGCAAGGGCCTGTCCCGTCCCATGATCGGTATGCACTTCTTCAACCCCGCTGATCGCATGAAGCTCATCGAGGTCATCGCTGGCTGCAACACTCCTGCTGAGACCGTCGAGAAGATCAAGGAGATCTCCGTCGCCATCGGCAAGAACCCCGTGCAGGTCAACGAGGCTGCCGGCTTCGTCGTCAACCGCATCCTGATCCCGATGATCAATGAGGCTGCCTTCATCAAGATGGAGGGCGTCTCCAACATCGCCGGCATCGACACCGCCATGAAGCTGGGTGCTAACCACCCGATGGGCCCCCTGGAGCTGGGCGACTTCATTGGTCTGGACATCTGCCTCGCCATCATGGACGTCCTGTACAAGGAGACCGGCGACAGCAAGTATCGTGCCTGCCCGCTGATCCGCAAGATGGTCCGCGGCGGCAATCTGGGCTGCAAGAGCGGCAAGGGCTTCTACGTTTACAACGCAGACCGCACCAAGACCCCGGTGGACGAGCTGTAA
- a CDS encoding acyl-CoA dehydrogenase, which yields MDFTLSKQQQMVQKMYREFAENEVKPLAKKVDAEEYFPKETVEKMGKLGMMGIYFPTSVGGAGGDVLSYVMAVEELSKVCGTTGVIVSAHTSLCAAPIYENGTPEQKAKYLPKLCSGEWLGAFGLTEPGAGTDAQGQQTIAKEDGDYWVLNGSKIFITNAGFADVFIVIAVTDVVPDKKGRPTKLCSAFIVERTDPGFSVGKAEDKMGIRGSSTCELIFEDCRIPKDRMLGIRGKGFQLAMATLDGGRIGIASQALGIAEGALQETVAYVKERKQFGRSISAFQNTQFELAEMKARIEAAKYLVYAAALKKQEAMNGAKVRYSVEAAEAKLIAARTASDVTRRCLQLFGGYGYTRDYPIERMMRDAKITEIYEGTSEVQMMVISGALLK from the coding sequence ATGGATTTTACTCTGTCCAAGCAGCAGCAGATGGTGCAGAAGATGTACCGCGAGTTTGCTGAAAACGAAGTTAAGCCTCTGGCAAAGAAAGTTGATGCCGAAGAGTATTTCCCCAAGGAGACCGTCGAGAAGATGGGCAAGCTGGGCATGATGGGCATTTACTTCCCCACTTCCGTTGGCGGCGCAGGCGGCGATGTCCTGTCTTACGTCATGGCAGTTGAGGAGCTGAGCAAGGTCTGCGGCACTACCGGTGTTATCGTTTCCGCACACACCAGCCTGTGCGCAGCCCCCATCTACGAGAACGGCACCCCCGAGCAGAAGGCGAAGTACCTGCCCAAGCTGTGCAGCGGCGAGTGGCTGGGCGCTTTCGGCCTGACCGAGCCGGGCGCTGGCACCGACGCTCAGGGCCAGCAGACCATCGCAAAGGAAGATGGCGATTACTGGGTGCTGAACGGCTCCAAGATCTTCATCACCAATGCCGGTTTTGCTGATGTCTTCATCGTCATCGCTGTCACCGACGTCGTGCCCGACAAGAAGGGCCGTCCCACCAAGCTGTGCTCCGCCTTCATCGTGGAGCGCACCGACCCGGGCTTCTCCGTCGGCAAGGCTGAGGACAAGATGGGCATCCGTGGTTCTTCCACCTGCGAGCTGATCTTTGAGGACTGCCGCATCCCGAAGGACCGTATGCTGGGCATCCGTGGCAAGGGCTTCCAGCTGGCTATGGCCACTCTGGACGGCGGCCGTATCGGCATCGCCTCTCAGGCTCTGGGCATCGCCGAGGGCGCTCTGCAGGAGACTGTCGCTTACGTCAAGGAGCGCAAGCAGTTTGGCCGCAGCATTTCCGCTTTCCAGAACACCCAGTTCGAGCTGGCTGAGATGAAGGCCCGCATCGAGGCTGCAAAGTATCTGGTCTACGCTGCCGCTCTGAAGAAGCAGGAAGCAATGAACGGCGCAAAGGTCCGCTACAGCGTCGAGGCTGCTGAGGCTAAGCTGATCGCAGCCCGCACCGCCAGCGATGTCACCCGCCGCTGCCTGCAGCTGTTCGGTGGCTACGGCTACACCCGTGATTACCCCATCGAGCGCATGATGCGCGATGCCAAGATCACTGAGATCTACGAGGGCACCAGCGAAGTGCAGATGATGGTCATTTCCGGCGCGCTGCTGAAGTAA
- the acrB gene encoding acryloyl-CoA reductase electron transfer subunit gamma yields MKAIVCVKQVPDTSGKVAVKADGTLDRASMATITNPDDLNALEAALKLKDETGCEVVVVTMGPPPAEGMLRELLARGADKAVLVSGREFGGSDTFATSQILAAAVNKIGVGPEDVVFCGRQAIDGDTAQVGPQIAEKLHLPQVTYVADIQKDGNTLTVKRMLEDGYMMVKVQTPCLLTCIKELNQPRYMSVNGIFTCYDKPMEVFDYNALKDDPLIEVDTIGLKGSPTNVFKSFTPPQKGAGTMLTGDDTAAQLAGILAKKHLI; encoded by the coding sequence ATGAAAGCAATCGTTTGTGTAAAGCAGGTTCCTGATACCTCCGGTAAGGTGGCCGTCAAGGCGGACGGTACTCTGGACCGTGCCTCTATGGCAACCATTACCAACCCCGATGACCTGAACGCTCTGGAGGCCGCCCTGAAGCTGAAGGACGAGACCGGCTGTGAAGTCGTCGTCGTCACCATGGGTCCCCCGCCGGCCGAGGGTATGCTGCGTGAGCTGCTGGCCCGCGGCGCTGACAAGGCTGTTCTGGTGTCCGGCCGCGAGTTCGGCGGTTCTGATACCTTCGCAACCAGCCAGATCCTCGCTGCTGCGGTCAACAAGATCGGTGTCGGCCCCGAGGACGTCGTGTTCTGCGGCCGTCAGGCAATCGATGGCGATACCGCACAGGTCGGCCCTCAGATCGCTGAGAAGCTGCACCTGCCTCAGGTGACCTATGTTGCAGACATCCAGAAGGATGGCAACACCCTCACCGTCAAGCGTATGCTGGAAGACGGCTACATGATGGTCAAGGTGCAGACTCCCTGCCTGCTGACCTGCATCAAGGAGCTGAACCAGCCCCGCTATATGAGCGTCAACGGCATCTTCACCTGCTACGACAAGCCGATGGAAGTGTTCGATTACAATGCACTGAAGGACGATCCGCTGATCGAGGTCGATACCATCGGTCTGAAGGGTTCTCCGACGAACGTCTTCAAGTCCTTCACTCCTCCGCAGAAGGGCGCAGGCACTATGCTGACTGGCGACGATACCGCTGCACAGCTGGCTGGTATCCTGGCCAAGAAGCACCTGATCTGA
- the acrA gene encoding acryloyl-CoA reductase electron transfer subunit beta, which yields MADFNEYKGVWVFCEQRQGALMSTDFELVSEARKLADELGCEVTGLLLGDNVEGIAKELGGYGADKVLVCESPLLKDYTTDAYAKVVCDMVNEYKPEVLLIGATNIGRDLGPRCAARLHTGLTADATHLDIDTAKYVEFLKESSTIDLSKQKFDYEDRNLKMTRPAFGGHLMATIICPRFRPQMSTVRPGVMKKAPFDQAKADACQIVKPAFSLTADDVKTEVLSVEKAAEKLVDLIGADVIVSVGRGISKDVNKGIELAEQLAAALGGGVVGASRAVTDAGWMTADHQVGQTGKTVHPKIYVALGISGAIQHTAGMQDSECIIAVNKNESAPIFGVADYGIVGDLFKVVPELIKQIEAAKAAQ from the coding sequence ATGGCTGATTTTAACGAATACAAGGGCGTCTGGGTCTTCTGCGAGCAGCGCCAGGGCGCACTGATGTCCACTGATTTTGAGCTGGTCAGCGAGGCCCGCAAGCTGGCTGACGAGCTGGGCTGCGAAGTCACCGGCCTGCTGCTGGGCGACAACGTGGAAGGCATCGCAAAGGAGCTGGGCGGCTATGGCGCTGATAAGGTCCTGGTCTGCGAAAGCCCCCTGCTGAAGGATTACACCACTGACGCATACGCTAAGGTCGTCTGCGACATGGTCAACGAGTATAAGCCTGAGGTCCTGCTGATCGGTGCTACCAACATCGGCCGTGACCTTGGCCCCCGCTGCGCAGCTCGTCTGCACACCGGCCTGACCGCTGATGCGACCCATCTGGACATCGACACTGCAAAGTATGTCGAGTTCCTGAAGGAAAGCTCCACCATCGACCTGTCCAAGCAGAAGTTCGATTATGAGGATCGCAACCTGAAGATGACCCGTCCCGCATTCGGCGGCCATCTGATGGCTACCATTATCTGCCCCCGCTTCCGTCCCCAGATGTCCACTGTCCGTCCCGGCGTCATGAAGAAGGCTCCCTTCGATCAGGCCAAGGCAGATGCCTGCCAGATCGTGAAGCCCGCATTCAGCCTGACTGCTGACGATGTGAAGACCGAGGTCCTGAGCGTTGAGAAGGCAGCTGAGAAGCTGGTCGATCTCATCGGCGCAGACGTCATCGTCTCTGTGGGCCGTGGCATCAGCAAGGACGTCAACAAGGGCATTGAGCTGGCTGAGCAGCTGGCTGCAGCTCTGGGCGGCGGCGTTGTCGGCGCATCCCGTGCCGTCACCGACGCAGGCTGGATGACCGCTGACCATCAGGTGGGTCAGACCGGTAAGACCGTCCACCCCAAGATCTATGTGGCTCTTGGCATCTCCGGCGCGATCCAGCACACCGCAGGTATGCAGGATTCCGAGTGCATCATCGCCGTCAACAAGAACGAGTCCGCCCCCATCTTCGGCGTGGCTGACTACGGCATCGTTGGCGACCTGTTCAAGGTCGTTCCCGAACTCATCAAGCAGATCGAGGCAGCAAAGGCTGCTCAGTGA
- the secA gene encoding preprotein translocase subunit SecA, with translation MSLAEKLFGSFSDRELKKINPLTKQVLALEGKYQAMSDAELQAQTPALKQQLADGKTLDNILPDAFAVCREAAWRVLGMKHFPVQVTGGIALHRGDIAEMQTGEGKTLVATLPAYLNALTGEGVHIVTVNDYLAKRDSEWMGKLYRWLGLSVGLIVQGMDGDARRGAYNADITYGTNNEFGFDYLRDNMVTYKDNMVQRGHVYAIVDEVDSILIDEARTPLIISGRGEDSSSLYTQVDRFVRTLRKSVVVELEDKLEADEQADGDYVVDEKHKTCTLTAKGIKKAEEYFKVENLAAAENMTLAHHIDQAIKAYGVMQRDIDYVVKDGEVIIVDEFTGRLMIGRRYNEGLHQAIEAKEGVKIAAESKTLATITFQNYFRMYKKLAGMTGTAKTEATEFTEIYGLNIVTVPTNRPNVRKDYPDAIYKTINGKYNAVIQQVMECHKNGQPVLVGTVSVEKSETLAKMLQKYTRDFNVLNAKNHEREAEIVAQAGKKGAITIATNMAGRGTDIMLGGNAEYMAKAQMRKEHFCEKLLNPEKPEEALPAAVEQLLIEADGHGETSDANILAVRKRFDELYAQYKPLTEAEAEEVRAAGGLFIIGTERHESRRIDNQLRGRAGRQGDPGASRFYLSLEDDLMRLFGGDRVQNLMGTLGIDEDTPIENRMITSTIETAQKKLEGRNFEIRKNVLKYDDVMNQQREIIYGQRHKVLNGEDISAEMHNMLKENIESSCKQFLAGDVKDEWDFGALRRHYLGWLTTDEDFHYTVADYDNISQESIADMLYQRGMDILNDKEQRYGAPLMRELERICLLKCVDRQWMDHIDNMDQLRQGIALRGYGQKDPVVEYRIEGFDMFDQMVDSIRESSIKMLLTIEVREAGAAPKREQVAKPTGEGYVPGNGAPGAKGAPKGQPVRVIKIGRNDPCPCGSGLKWKKCTCAKYHPEGSHTEG, from the coding sequence ATGTCCTTAGCTGAAAAACTCTTTGGCAGCTTCTCTGACCGGGAGCTGAAAAAGATCAACCCCCTCACCAAACAGGTGCTGGCACTGGAAGGCAAGTATCAGGCCATGTCCGACGCCGAGCTGCAGGCCCAGACCCCCGCGCTGAAGCAGCAGCTGGCCGACGGCAAAACGCTGGACAATATCCTGCCCGACGCCTTCGCCGTCTGCCGCGAGGCCGCATGGCGCGTGCTGGGCATGAAGCACTTCCCGGTGCAGGTCACCGGCGGCATCGCCCTCCATCGGGGCGACATCGCCGAGATGCAGACCGGTGAAGGCAAGACCCTTGTGGCGACCCTGCCCGCCTACCTGAATGCGCTGACCGGCGAGGGCGTCCACATCGTTACCGTCAATGACTACCTCGCCAAGCGCGACAGCGAGTGGATGGGCAAGCTTTACCGCTGGCTGGGTCTGTCGGTCGGCCTGATCGTACAGGGCATGGATGGCGACGCCCGCCGTGGGGCCTACAACGCCGACATCACCTATGGCACCAACAACGAGTTCGGCTTCGACTACCTGCGCGACAATATGGTGACCTACAAGGACAACATGGTGCAGCGCGGCCATGTCTACGCCATCGTCGATGAGGTGGACTCCATCCTCATCGATGAGGCCCGCACCCCCCTGATCATCTCCGGCCGCGGTGAGGATTCCTCCAGCCTGTACACGCAGGTGGACCGCTTCGTCCGCACCCTGCGCAAGAGCGTCGTGGTCGAGCTGGAAGACAAGCTGGAGGCCGACGAGCAGGCTGACGGCGATTACGTCGTGGACGAGAAGCACAAGACCTGCACCCTGACCGCCAAGGGCATCAAGAAGGCGGAGGAATATTTCAAGGTCGAGAACCTCGCCGCTGCTGAGAATATGACCCTCGCCCACCACATCGATCAGGCCATCAAGGCCTACGGTGTGATGCAGCGGGACATTGACTACGTCGTGAAGGACGGCGAAGTCATCATCGTCGATGAGTTCACGGGCCGCCTGATGATCGGCCGCCGGTACAACGAGGGCCTGCATCAGGCCATCGAGGCCAAGGAGGGCGTGAAGATCGCCGCCGAGAGCAAGACGCTGGCTACCATCACCTTCCAGAACTACTTCCGTATGTACAAGAAGCTGGCCGGTATGACCGGCACAGCCAAGACGGAGGCCACCGAGTTCACCGAAATTTATGGCCTGAACATCGTCACCGTCCCCACCAACCGTCCCAACGTCCGCAAGGACTACCCGGACGCCATCTACAAGACCATTAACGGCAAGTACAACGCGGTCATCCAGCAGGTCATGGAGTGCCATAAGAATGGTCAGCCTGTTCTGGTGGGTACGGTCAGCGTCGAGAAGAGCGAGACTCTCGCCAAGATGCTGCAGAAGTATACCCGCGATTTCAATGTGCTGAACGCCAAGAACCACGAGCGAGAGGCTGAGATCGTCGCACAGGCCGGCAAGAAGGGCGCGATCACCATCGCCACCAATATGGCAGGCCGTGGTACGGATATTATGCTGGGCGGCAACGCCGAGTATATGGCAAAGGCCCAGATGCGGAAAGAGCACTTCTGCGAGAAACTGCTGAACCCTGAAAAGCCCGAAGAGGCCCTGCCCGCCGCTGTGGAACAGCTGCTCATCGAGGCCGACGGCCACGGCGAGACCAGCGACGCCAACATTCTGGCAGTCCGCAAGCGTTTCGATGAGCTGTATGCCCAGTACAAGCCCCTGACTGAGGCGGAGGCCGAGGAGGTGCGTGCCGCAGGCGGTCTGTTCATCATTGGTACCGAGCGCCACGAGAGCCGCCGTATCGACAACCAGCTGCGCGGCCGTGCAGGCCGTCAGGGCGACCCCGGTGCATCCCGCTTCTACCTGAGCCTCGAGGACGACCTGATGCGCCTGTTCGGCGGCGACCGCGTGCAGAACCTGATGGGCACGCTGGGCATCGACGAGGACACCCCCATCGAGAACCGGATGATCACCAGCACCATCGAGACGGCCCAGAAGAAACTCGAGGGTCGCAACTTCGAGATCCGCAAGAACGTCCTGAAGTACGACGACGTCATGAACCAGCAGCGTGAGATCATCTACGGCCAGCGTCACAAGGTGCTGAACGGCGAGGACATCAGCGCCGAGATGCACAATATGCTGAAGGAGAACATCGAGTCCAGCTGCAAGCAGTTCCTCGCAGGCGATGTGAAGGATGAGTGGGACTTCGGCGCACTCCGCCGCCACTATCTGGGCTGGCTGACCACCGACGAGGACTTCCACTACACCGTGGCCGATTACGACAACATCTCGCAGGAGAGCATCGCCGATATGCTGTATCAGCGCGGCATGGACATCCTGAACGACAAGGAGCAGCGCTACGGCGCACCTCTGATGCGGGAGCTGGAGCGTATCTGCCTGCTGAAGTGTGTAGACCGCCAGTGGATGGACCATATTGATAATATGGACCAGCTGCGTCAGGGCATCGCCCTGCGCGGCTACGGCCAGAAGGACCCTGTCGTCGAGTACCGCATCGAGGGCTTCGATATGTTCGACCAGATGGTCGATTCCATCCGGGAGTCCAGCATCAAGATGCTGCTGACCATCGAGGTGCGCGAGGCGGGCGCAGCCCCCAAGCGCGAGCAGGTGGCAAAGCCCACCGGCGAGGGCTATGTGCCCGGCAACGGTGCCCCCGGTGCCAAGGGCGCGCCCAAGGGCCAACCTGTCCGGGTCATCAAGATCGGCCGCAATGACCCCTGCCCCTGTGGCAGCGGCCTGAAGTGGAAAAAGTGCACCTGCGCCAAGTACCACCCCGAAGGAAGCCACACGGAGGGCTGA
- a CDS encoding M20 metallopeptidase family protein: protein MNITPEELLKESRTLEPQLQQWRRTLHRHPEVGFDLTQTKALVKTALTEMGYEPKDCGRAGVLALAGGKKPGRTILLRADMDALPIPEESGEEFCSEVPGKMHGCGHDMHTAMLLGAAKLLKAHEDELEGTVKLEFQPAEEIFQGSPDMLANGLLEDPHVDAAVMFHVLAGMPLPTGTVLVPGGGITMASCEQYHIVVRGKGGHGSTPENCIDPITAAAHIHIALQEINSRELKPGDVGVLTTGRFEAGAASNVIPDVAQMWGTIRTTDPENKVGEQIRTRMTEIAQGVAAAFRCTAEVSFADFCPCMVVDKALAGNAMAYMTELLGRGAMDMTALTGGKPGGGSEDFAFVSHEVPTVSMFIAAGSPEQGYCYGQHHPKVKFDDSILYEGSAAFCWFALRWLKDKS, encoded by the coding sequence ATGAATATCACACCGGAAGAGCTTCTGAAGGAGTCCCGCACGCTGGAACCGCAGCTGCAACAGTGGCGGCGGACGCTCCATCGTCACCCGGAGGTGGGCTTCGACCTGACCCAGACAAAGGCGCTGGTCAAGACGGCACTGACGGAGATGGGCTATGAGCCGAAGGACTGCGGCAGGGCCGGAGTTCTCGCGCTGGCGGGCGGAAAGAAGCCCGGCAGGACCATCCTGCTGCGTGCCGATATGGACGCGCTGCCCATCCCCGAGGAGTCGGGCGAGGAGTTTTGCTCGGAAGTGCCCGGCAAGATGCACGGCTGCGGCCACGATATGCACACGGCCATGCTGCTGGGTGCGGCAAAGCTGCTCAAGGCCCACGAGGACGAGCTGGAAGGTACGGTCAAGCTGGAATTCCAGCCCGCCGAGGAAATCTTCCAAGGTTCGCCGGATATGCTGGCCAACGGCCTGCTGGAGGACCCCCATGTGGACGCAGCGGTCATGTTCCACGTGCTGGCCGGGATGCCGCTGCCGACGGGCACGGTGCTGGTGCCGGGCGGCGGTATCACCATGGCCAGCTGTGAGCAGTACCACATCGTGGTCAGGGGCAAGGGCGGCCACGGCTCGACGCCGGAAAACTGCATCGACCCCATTACAGCTGCAGCCCACATCCACATCGCGTTGCAGGAGATCAACAGCCGCGAGCTGAAGCCCGGCGACGTCGGGGTGCTGACCACCGGCCGCTTCGAGGCGGGTGCAGCCTCCAATGTCATCCCGGATGTGGCCCAGATGTGGGGCACCATCCGCACCACCGACCCGGAAAACAAGGTGGGCGAACAGATCCGCACCCGGATGACCGAGATCGCGCAGGGTGTGGCGGCGGCATTCCGCTGCACGGCGGAGGTGTCCTTCGCCGACTTCTGCCCCTGCATGGTGGTGGACAAGGCCCTCGCCGGAAACGCGATGGCCTATATGACCGAGCTGCTGGGCCGGGGCGCAATGGATATGACCGCCCTCACCGGCGGCAAGCCCGGCGGCGGCAGCGAGGACTTTGCCTTCGTGAGCCACGAGGTGCCTACGGTGAGTATGTTCATCGCCGCAGGCAGCCCGGAACAGGGGTACTGCTACGGCCAGCATCACCCCAAGGTGAAGTTCGATGACAGCATCCTCTACGAAGGCTCTGCGGCCTTTTGCTGGTTCGCTCTGCGCTGGCTGAAGGATAAGTCCTGA
- a CDS encoding D-2-hydroxyacid dehydrogenase, with product MHKKVLVCLPLNDAHRAALEASVPEFEFRFNALDDVHAEDVLWADVVLGNAPVSMISQNKHMEWFQSNSAGPDPYLKPGVLPEDCVVTNATGAYGLAISEWMLAMWLGIQKDMFLYRDRQNQRRWDPIDRPVRGITGARVLCVGMGDIGSNFARRAHMLGAEVVGVRRTVHPDTPCPDYCLRVVAQSQLDEELPEADLIAMSLPGTEETYHMFDAGRFARCKDGAILLNVGRGTTVDSDALVDALRSDKIFGAGLDVTDPEPLPADHPLWGEPGAIITPHNSGKFSLPKTLDNIVDIFVHNLKRYAEGLPLDNQVSRTTRYAADQNGGHRLLSTL from the coding sequence ATGCATAAAAAAGTTTTGGTCTGTCTGCCCCTGAACGACGCCCACCGCGCCGCGCTGGAGGCCTCCGTGCCGGAGTTTGAATTCCGCTTCAATGCGCTGGACGATGTCCACGCCGAGGACGTGCTCTGGGCCGATGTGGTGCTGGGCAACGCCCCGGTGTCGATGATCTCTCAGAACAAGCACATGGAGTGGTTCCAGTCCAACTCCGCCGGCCCGGACCCCTACCTGAAGCCCGGCGTCCTGCCCGAGGACTGCGTAGTGACCAACGCCACCGGCGCATATGGTCTGGCCATCAGCGAGTGGATGCTGGCCATGTGGCTTGGCATCCAGAAGGATATGTTCCTCTACCGCGACCGCCAGAACCAGCGCAGGTGGGACCCCATCGACCGCCCTGTGAGGGGCATCACCGGGGCGCGGGTGCTCTGCGTCGGCATGGGCGACATCGGCTCCAACTTCGCCCGCCGCGCTCATATGCTGGGCGCTGAGGTGGTGGGCGTCCGCCGCACCGTCCACCCCGACACCCCCTGCCCGGACTACTGCCTGCGGGTGGTGGCCCAGAGCCAGCTGGATGAGGAGCTGCCCGAAGCCGACCTTATCGCCATGAGCCTGCCCGGCACCGAGGAGACCTACCATATGTTCGACGCTGGGCGCTTTGCCCGCTGCAAGGATGGGGCCATCCTCCTCAACGTGGGCCGCGGCACCACCGTGGACAGCGACGCCCTTGTGGACGCCCTGCGCAGCGACAAGATCTTCGGCGCGGGCCTCGACGTCACCGACCCCGAGCCGCTGCCCGCCGACCACCCGCTGTGGGGCGAGCCGGGGGCCATCATCACCCCCCACAACTCCGGCAAGTTCAGCCTGCCCAAGACGCTGGACAACATCGTGGACATCTTCGTCCACAACCTCAAGCGCTACGCCGAGGGCCTGCCGCTGGACAATCAGGTCAGCCGCACCACCCGCTATGCCGCCGACCAGAACGGCGGCCACCGCCTGCTGAGCACCCTGTAA
- a CDS encoding DUF1254 domain-containing protein, which translates to MKMTRRDFLRLSSAAAAACGVTLLPTQKADAASEIQTLLEEAYLYAFPLVLVDATKTVSTNAKTPSANRAPVNQFIHARKLLDASSRTVVSPNVDTIYTQAWLDVSAEPQIYVVPETDRFFNVQVLDAWTNTAAVLEAPGAYAIAYSGWEGTLPEGVRRIDVPTRTVWTIARIMLSGPDDLPNVAALQSRMQLMPLSAYPAGPDAAPEGSYSPENDFVPVEKVLAMTPQEFFDTANRLMETDPPAEADAPLLRSLAALSVGPGERFDASVLGPLGGLRWKRMLLQLKSSLRAQAARYARQMGQWTYYGDPIGDFGTAYDYRTMVALMGLGANTTDVAIYPRTSTDSTGADLTGKKTYTLHFDALPPTVGTGFWSVTAYGEDNFLIDNPISRYCVNDRSGLHRNPDGSIDVTLSKDAPEDTTNWLPVSDEKFHLFLRIYKPDWTALDSFPPPVIRVK; encoded by the coding sequence ATGAAAATGACCCGACGCGATTTTCTCAGGCTCTCTTCCGCCGCTGCCGCCGCCTGCGGCGTCACCCTTCTGCCGACCCAGAAAGCCGATGCGGCTTCTGAGATCCAGACCCTGCTGGAAGAAGCGTACCTCTACGCCTTCCCGCTGGTGCTCGTGGACGCCACCAAGACCGTCTCCACCAACGCGAAGACCCCCTCCGCCAACCGCGCCCCCGTCAACCAGTTCATCCACGCCCGGAAGCTGCTGGACGCTTCCAGCCGCACCGTCGTCAGCCCCAATGTGGACACCATCTACACGCAGGCATGGCTGGACGTCAGCGCCGAGCCGCAAATTTACGTCGTGCCGGAGACCGACCGCTTCTTTAACGTGCAGGTGCTGGACGCATGGACGAACACCGCCGCCGTGCTGGAAGCGCCCGGGGCCTACGCCATCGCCTATTCCGGCTGGGAGGGCACCCTGCCCGAGGGCGTCCGGCGCATCGACGTCCCCACCCGGACGGTCTGGACCATCGCCCGCATCATGCTCTCGGGGCCGGACGACCTGCCGAACGTGGCGGCGCTCCAGAGCCGGATGCAGCTGATGCCCCTCTCGGCCTACCCCGCCGGGCCGGACGCCGCGCCGGAGGGCAGTTATTCCCCGGAAAACGATTTCGTCCCGGTGGAAAAAGTCCTCGCCATGACGCCGCAGGAGTTTTTCGACACCGCCAACCGGCTGATGGAGACCGACCCGCCCGCCGAGGCGGACGCGCCCCTTCTCCGCAGCCTCGCGGCCCTCTCCGTCGGCCCGGGCGAGCGGTTCGACGCCTCCGTCCTCGGCCCCCTCGGCGGGCTGCGCTGGAAGCGGATGCTCCTTCAGCTCAAGAGCAGCCTCCGGGCGCAGGCCGCACGCTATGCCCGGCAGATGGGCCAGTGGACCTACTACGGCGACCCCATCGGCGATTTCGGCACGGCCTACGACTACCGCACCATGGTGGCCCTGATGGGCCTTGGGGCCAACACCACCGACGTCGCCATCTACCCGCGCACCTCCACCGACAGCACCGGGGCCGACCTCACCGGCAAAAAGACCTATACCCTCCACTTCGACGCCCTGCCGCCCACGGTGGGCACCGGATTCTGGTCGGTGACGGCCTACGGCGAGGACAACTTCCTCATCGATAACCCCATCAGCCGCTACTGCGTGAACGACCGCTCCGGCCTCCACCGGAACCCGGACGGTTCCATCGACGTCACCCTCTCCAAGGATGCGCCGGAGGATACCACCAACTGGCTCCCCGTCTCGGACGAGAAGTTCCACCTCTTCCTCCGCATCTACAAGCCCGACTGGACGGCGCTGGACAGCTTCCCGCCGCCGGTCATCCGCGTGAAGTAA